Below is a genomic region from Bacillus cereus group sp. RP43.
AACACGAATTTATACAGCGTACATGCACGCTGTATATAATATATATCAATTTCAGGTTTCATATAATTAACAATACCTTCTATAAAACTATATATTTAATATTTAATTTGACATTCTTTTGAATAATCCTTTATAAAAAATATCAAATTACAAACATTTCATGTTAAAAAACTTCACAAAGCATCCATACGCTCTATTCATAAACTTTATATATAAGCCGTATATATAAACCCTTTAAAATAAAGGTTTTGTGGCTACTATATCAATTTCATATCAACATATTTAACATATTTCATTTATATAGAACTTATATATAAGTTCTATATATAAAGTGTATATGTACAGTGTGTATAAAACATACAAAAATCATTGCTCTGTTCATATCATATGGTTTGATATGAACATTTTAGTTTAATAAAGAGACCTTCGTATTCAACTAGATTTATTAACGATTTTTCTTCTATTTAAAACCATTGATAAAGGAGATCTGTCAATGTCATGTTATAAGTTCTCCTTTCAGTTATTAACTCACATAATTGCAAGTTCAATATCTCAAGTGTTAGGCTCCATACATTCACTTGTTAATCTCATATGTACACCATCTTTATAATTAACATATAGAGTCAATGTTAATAAATTTAACTAAATTTATTATATTTTTGTGTAAGTATAGATTTACTAATTGAATTATACATATTACTGTAAGCTACCAACTTAACAAAGCAATAGATACATTAGATGACGATTAGTTCTGCTCAAGAAATTGGACCTGTTGTATATTCTGGCAAGAAAGGGGAAGGGGTGATTGCTGACAAAGTAGAAAGTGAATCAGGCTACATCAGAAAGTGAAGAAATGTTAAATGGATTAATTTTGTACATTGGAACCTGTGAATCTAGCAATGGTTATTAAGTTTTAGTTTGAAGAGTTAAAAGTAAATCGTATCCAATTTTCAGTTAGCGTAGAGAATATACGTTCTCAAAAAGCTGTTGAACGAATAGGAGCAACAAAAGAGGGAACTTTTCGTAAACATAGAGTAAAGGCAGACGGAACCATTCAAGACAATATATTTTACAATATTATTAGTGATGAATGGGAGTCAGTAAAAGAAATATTGATTTATTTATTGGAGAAAGCATACTGTTAGTCTCACCTCTTCTTTTTTAACAAATTCTGTAATTATACAAGGGAAAGATGATAAAGAAAGGGATGTATACTTTAATACTCGTTGCACCATTTGGTTAAAAAGGTATCTAGATGAAAGAGATGATGAGGGGCTGTATTCGTCGTGCTTTCACGCCTGAATATTCCGAGTTTCTCCGCAATAATATTTTCAGGTGCCATAGCTTTGCGCGAAAATTTTCTTTTGATACGAAGATTCTTCTGGAATGAGTCGCTAAAGAAATCACTGGGGCAAACGCGATACAGATTGTAGATAGCATCGGCAAAACACTTCGTGAAAAATGAAGCAATGCTAAGAGAAATAGAGAAAAAAGCGGGTGCATTTTTCGGTAAGAAAAACTTTAAAACGAGCCTTAAGCAATCTATTATCATGCTTACTATTCAATAGGAAAAAATGCCTGTCACTCCCTGAGAAATGTCGAAGCTACAAAATCCATTCGACATTTCCAGGATGATGACAATGGATTATTTTTTATAATTCTATTTTCTGGTCACCACGTTTTTCTAGGTTTTTAGCAGTTTTACTTTGGTCAACATCCTTTTGGTCTTTAAAGGTGCCCATGAGAAAATCATAGGCTGGGTTCGTGACACCATACCAGTAATTTTCATTTTTGAAGTGATGCCATAAATGAACCTTTTTCATCCATCGCCCCCATGGTGATATTGGTTGAAGGGGGCGATGCGCGATATAATGCTTCCACTCATAAAATAATAAAAAGAGCATAATACCTGCAATAAATGCGTTTGTCATGACAAAGCTGGATGAAAGAAAATAAAAAATCGCTCCTGAAATTGCAATGTTTGGCACACTGTACCATAAGGGTAAAAATAATAAATGTAATTCATTCGGATTTGTATGGTGATCATAATGTAGGCGCTTAAGCATTTTTAATAAGAATGCATTCTTTGGTGGCTTTAGATGAAAAATAAACCTGTGAGTAGCGTACTCAGCTAAGGAATACATAATCATTCCCAAAATAAAAGCACCCCAAATTCCGATAGAGGTTAAATGTAAAATCATAAATCCAAAACTAGCGAGGAAAAGACAGCTCATGATCAAAATATCAGGATAGGAAAAATATTCTTTAAAATATTTTAGTTTCATTTATCACGCCTCCAGCTTTCTTTATTTTTTTCTATCTTTCCAGAGAGCCAAGCTTTTCTCCAATGTTGTCTTACACAATCTTTCCGCTTCAATTGCATCTCCCTTTAATACAGCTTTTAATAAGTCGTGATAATAGTTGAAGGACAACCCACGATGATCTTTTACAGAAAAATATCTTTTCGCCATATCTACATAAATGGAATCGAAGCTATTTAAAATGAGTAGAAAGATCGGATTGGCAGCAAGCCCAGCACACCTTTTTTGCAAATACCAATCAAATGCTGCATAGCTTTCTGCACTATCTTCAAGCTGCTCAAGATTGGCAAGGAGAGCAACCACTTTAGGTTGATTAAACGTAACAGCATCACGAATATAAGTCGGAGTCAACGAACTTCTAAATTCTAATAAATACATAATAAATTCATCTGTAATGGTATGATGATTCTCAACAATATTAATAAGTGTCGTTAGATTCCCATTGCTCCAATAATCATTAATAATCGCTGGCATTCCTTTTCTTCCTGTTATCCATCCACTCCTTTCTAAACGTTGAAGCGCCTCCCGAATAGTTGGGCGACCAACACCAAATTCTTTCGCAAGCTCTCTTTCCGGCGGTAAAGTACTTCCTACAGAATAACCACCAGCCAATATGGATCTAATTAATTCATTCTCAATTTTATCTGAAGAGCGTTCCTTTTCTTTCAAGCCATCGTCTCCTTTATTTTTTGGTAATACATGTTAAAGATATTGGTAATACCAAAAATTATATAACGTGTTTGAATTTTCCGTCAATAAGATTCATTAAAAAAGAGGAAACCATTTTCAAAGTGGTTTCCTCCTTTTGCTTACATAGACTCGATTATCATTTGTCTTTCATACCATTTTGTTAACTTATCATTAACACTGTTTGAAATCCGTTTCATTTTCTTATTACAGAATCTCGATAGTGTAGCAGGGGATAAGCCTAACTCATCTGCTATTTCGCGCATTGTTCTATTTTGATGCATATGTTGGTGCATAATTTTCTCTCTAATTAGCTCCTCAGTACTTACTGTACTATGAGCTATCGTATTTATAATCACATTATTTTCTTTCTTATCCGGAGTATCAATTACCTTTTTCTTTGCCAAACTCCCGATATTATCCATTAACTCTTTTGGTGGTAAAATGATGATTCCTAATTTTGAGTAATAATTCTTAAACCAGTTCCGTTCTCCAATTCTTGATTCATCAATTTCCTCAGCGTACTCCCAATGTGAAATAACTT
It encodes:
- a CDS encoding sterol desaturase family protein, with amino-acid sequence MKLKYFKEYFSYPDILIMSCLFLASFGFMILHLTSIGIWGAFILGMIMYSLAEYATHRFIFHLKPPKNAFLLKMLKRLHYDHHTNPNELHLLFLPLWYSVPNIAISGAIFYFLSSSFVMTNAFIAGIMLFLLFYEWKHYIAHRPLQPISPWGRWMKKVHLWHHFKNENYWYGVTNPAYDFLMGTFKDQKDVDQSKTAKNLEKRGDQKIEL
- a CDS encoding GntR family transcriptional regulator; protein product: MKEKERSSDKIENELIRSILAGGYSVGSTLPPERELAKEFGVGRPTIREALQRLERSGWITGRKGMPAIINDYWSNGNLTTLINIVENHHTITDEFIMYLLEFRSSLTPTYIRDAVTFNQPKVVALLANLEQLEDSAESYAAFDWYLQKRCAGLAANPIFLLILNSFDSIYVDMAKRYFSVKDHRGLSFNYYHDLLKAVLKGDAIEAERLCKTTLEKSLALWKDRKK